The following proteins are encoded in a genomic region of Glycine max cultivar Williams 82 chromosome 18, Glycine_max_v4.0, whole genome shotgun sequence:
- the LOC102660752 gene encoding peroxisomal and mitochondrial division factor 1 has product MEAANGVVSKKIEALERENAAKKDEIRRLKKEIDSLRREAAELRDSETSAALKNLLEERERTVTFLERETESLKQLKAESEMKVRDLERKLSVVEVRESEERSKRVRAEEETKEKVGEKEREIEEMRQRIEDLEKVRVVEMREKGERVDGEWTKWLGIVWPVVATGSGAVAAVFYLCFRKRSR; this is encoded by the coding sequence ATGGAGGCGGCGAACGGCGTCGTGTCGAAGAAGATCGAGGCGTTGGAGCGCGAGAACGCGGCCAAGAAGGACGAGATCCGGAGGCTGAAGAAGGAGATCGATTCGCTCCGGCGCGAGGCGGCGGAGCTGCGGGACTCGGAGACGAGCGCGGCGCTGAAGAACCTCCTCGAAGAGAGAGAACGAACGGTGACATTCCTAGAGAGAGAAACAGAATCTCTGAAACAGTTGAAAGCAGAGAGCGAGATGAAGGTTCGCGATCTGGAGCGGAAGCTAAGCGTTGTGGAAGTGAGGGAGAGCGAGGAGCGCAGCAAGAGGGTTAGGGCGGAGGAAGAGACCAAAGAGAAGGTtggggagaaagagagagagattgaAGAGATGAGACAGAGAATTGAAGATTTGGAGAAAGTTAGAGTTGTGGAAATGAGAGAGAAAGGAGAGAGAGTGGATGGCGAATGGACGAAGTGGTTGGGGATTGTGTGGCCGGTGGTGGCGACGGGGAGTGGAGCCGTTGCTGCGGTGTTCTATCTCTGTTTTCGAAAACGCAGTAGGTGA